A single genomic interval of Microbacterium sp. LWO14-1.2 harbors:
- a CDS encoding gamma-aminobutyraldehyde dehydrogenase — protein sequence MATESLQNFIGGRRVPVNGAGRMPLIDPATEETYGELPVSDASDVDAAYAAAAAAFPVWRDTTPADRQLALFRIADEMQARAEEFADLESKDTGKPRASLVADEILQSIDQLRFFAGAARSLEGRAAAEYLAGHTSFVRREPIGVIGQVTPWNYPLNMAVWKIAPALAAGNTVVLKPAESTPLTTLLLAEIVAVHTPVGTLNVVLGDRDTGVALVEHPTPQMVAITGSVRAGMAVARSAAADVKRVHLELGGKAPAIVFPDADLDRAASGIVTGAFFNAGQDCTAATRVLVHSSVHDEFVAALVEKTKTDARTGAPHEEGVLYGPLSSAAQLAQVQGFVDRLPPHATIETGGRHQGDAGYFFEATIVSGLHQDDEAVQSEIFGPVLTVQAFDTDEEALAMANDVPYALASSVWTRDHTRAMRFSRDLDFGCVWINTHIPFVSDMPHGGFKHSGYGKDLSQYGFDDYTRIKHVMTALD from the coding sequence ATGGCCACAGAATCCCTGCAGAACTTCATCGGCGGTCGACGCGTTCCCGTGAACGGCGCAGGGCGGATGCCGCTGATCGACCCGGCGACGGAGGAGACGTACGGCGAGCTGCCCGTGTCGGACGCCTCCGACGTCGACGCCGCGTACGCCGCGGCCGCCGCCGCGTTTCCCGTCTGGCGCGACACGACCCCGGCCGACCGGCAGCTGGCCCTGTTCCGCATCGCCGACGAGATGCAGGCCCGCGCCGAGGAGTTCGCCGACCTGGAGTCGAAGGACACCGGCAAGCCGCGGGCCAGCCTCGTCGCCGACGAGATCCTGCAGTCCATCGACCAGCTGCGGTTCTTCGCCGGCGCCGCCCGCAGCCTCGAGGGCCGCGCCGCCGCCGAGTACCTCGCCGGCCACACCTCGTTCGTGCGCCGCGAGCCCATCGGCGTCATCGGCCAGGTCACGCCGTGGAACTACCCGCTCAACATGGCGGTGTGGAAGATCGCGCCAGCGCTCGCCGCCGGCAACACCGTGGTGCTGAAGCCCGCCGAATCGACCCCGCTGACCACGCTGTTGCTCGCCGAGATCGTGGCCGTGCACACGCCCGTCGGCACTCTGAACGTCGTGCTCGGCGACCGCGACACCGGGGTGGCGCTCGTCGAGCATCCGACGCCGCAGATGGTCGCGATCACCGGGTCGGTGCGGGCGGGCATGGCAGTGGCCCGCTCGGCCGCCGCCGACGTGAAGCGCGTGCACCTCGAACTCGGCGGCAAAGCGCCGGCGATCGTCTTCCCCGACGCCGACCTCGACAGGGCGGCCTCGGGCATCGTCACCGGCGCGTTCTTCAACGCCGGGCAGGACTGCACAGCCGCCACCCGCGTGCTCGTGCACTCCTCTGTGCACGACGAGTTCGTCGCGGCGCTGGTCGAGAAGACGAAAACGGATGCCCGCACCGGTGCACCGCATGAGGAGGGAGTCCTGTACGGGCCCCTCAGCAGCGCGGCCCAGCTCGCCCAGGTGCAGGGCTTCGTCGACCGGCTGCCGCCTCACGCCACGATCGAGACCGGCGGGCGTCACCAGGGAGACGCGGGCTACTTCTTCGAGGCCACCATCGTCTCGGGTCTGCACCAGGACGACGAGGCCGTGCAGAGCGAGATCTTCGGACCGGTGCTCACCGTGCAGGCCTTCGACACCGACGAGGAGGCGCTGGCGATGGCGAACGACGTCCCCTACGCTCTGGCCTCGTCGGTGTGGACGCGTGACCACACCAGGGCGATGCGCTTCTCCCGCGACCTCGACTTCGGGTGCGTGTGGATCAACACCCACATCCCGTTCGTGTCCGACATGCCGCACGGCGGCTTCAAGCACTCGGGCTACGGCAAGGACCTCTCGCAATACGGCTTCGACGACTACACCCGCATCAAGCACGTCATGACCGCGCTCGACTGA
- a CDS encoding Lrp/AsnC family transcriptional regulator: MSAATKQPVLDDISKRIVELLQEDGRRPYAEIGREVGLSEAAARQRVQRMTEAGIIQIVAVTDPMQLGFKRMSMIGIRVTGDPRAVAEQLTEITELAYVVVTLGTYDILVEAVCESDAHLLDLIATRIRTIPGVIHTESLLYAGLYKDLYNWGTR, translated from the coding sequence ATGAGTGCCGCAACGAAACAGCCAGTCCTTGATGACATCTCGAAGCGGATCGTCGAGCTGCTGCAGGAGGACGGCCGGCGCCCCTACGCCGAGATCGGCCGCGAGGTCGGGCTCAGCGAGGCCGCGGCCCGGCAGCGCGTGCAGCGGATGACGGAGGCGGGCATCATCCAGATCGTCGCCGTCACCGACCCGATGCAGCTCGGCTTCAAGCGCATGTCGATGATCGGCATCCGCGTCACCGGCGACCCCCGTGCGGTCGCAGAGCAGCTGACGGAGATCACCGAACTCGCCTACGTGGTCGTGACCCTCGGCACCTACGACATCCTCGTCGAAGCGGTGTGCGAGAGCGACGCCCATCTGCTCGACCTCATCGCCACCCGCATCCGCACCATCCCCGGCGTCATCCACACCGAGAGCCTGCTCTACGCCGGCCTCTACAAAGACCTCTACAACTGGGGTACGCGCTGA
- a CDS encoding FAD-dependent oxidoreductase: MGTTVFERQRPSDAVIDASLQGTALSVFWLDDVERPTHPALTGPVSADLVIVGGGYAGLWTAVRAKERDPQRRVVLLEASRIAWAASGRNGGFCEASLTHGHENGLTRWPQEIDRLEELGLENLDGIARTVERYGMDADFERTGAITLAVEPHQVDWLREEDGFLDREAVQAEVHSPTFLAGAWDRDATALVHPAKLGLELARVAADLGVEIFEHSLVRGIEGDGTGPMTVVTRDGGRVIADDVALATNVFPSLLRRNRLMTVPVYDYVLMSEPLSDEQLTSIGWSNRQGLADSANQFHYYRLTADNRILFGGYDAVYHFGGKVRPEYEDRMESHRRLASHFFTTFPQLEGLRFTHRWAGAIDSSSRFCAFFGTARRGRVAYATGFTGLGVGAARFAADVMLDELSGEQTERTELAMVREKPIPFPPEPAAAIGINLVRAAMDRADHNEGKRNLFLRTLDAVGMGFDS; this comes from the coding sequence ATGGGAACCACCGTCTTCGAACGCCAGCGCCCCTCGGATGCCGTCATCGACGCGTCTCTGCAGGGGACGGCGCTGAGCGTCTTCTGGCTCGACGACGTCGAGCGGCCGACGCATCCGGCGCTCACCGGCCCGGTGTCCGCCGATCTCGTGATCGTCGGCGGCGGGTACGCAGGACTGTGGACCGCGGTGCGTGCGAAGGAGCGCGACCCGCAGCGCCGGGTCGTGCTGCTCGAGGCGTCGCGCATCGCGTGGGCGGCCTCCGGCCGCAACGGCGGCTTCTGCGAGGCGAGCCTCACGCACGGCCACGAGAACGGACTGACCCGCTGGCCGCAGGAGATTGACCGACTCGAGGAGCTCGGACTCGAGAACCTCGACGGCATCGCCCGGACCGTGGAGCGATACGGGATGGATGCCGACTTCGAACGCACCGGCGCGATCACGCTCGCCGTCGAACCTCATCAGGTCGACTGGCTCCGCGAGGAGGACGGCTTCCTCGACCGCGAGGCCGTGCAGGCCGAAGTGCATTCGCCGACCTTCCTCGCCGGCGCGTGGGACCGCGATGCCACGGCGCTCGTGCATCCCGCGAAGCTCGGCCTCGAGCTCGCGCGGGTCGCCGCCGACCTGGGCGTCGAGATCTTCGAGCACTCGCTCGTGCGAGGCATCGAGGGCGACGGCACGGGACCGATGACCGTCGTCACCCGCGACGGCGGACGCGTGATCGCCGACGACGTCGCGCTCGCCACGAACGTCTTCCCGTCGCTCCTCAGGCGCAATCGGCTCATGACCGTCCCCGTGTACGACTACGTGCTGATGAGCGAACCGCTGAGCGACGAACAGCTCACGTCGATCGGCTGGTCGAACCGCCAGGGCCTCGCAGACAGCGCCAACCAGTTCCACTACTACCGCCTCACCGCCGACAACCGGATCCTCTTCGGCGGCTACGACGCCGTGTACCACTTCGGCGGCAAGGTGCGCCCCGAGTACGAGGACCGGATGGAGAGCCACCGCAGACTCGCCTCGCACTTCTTCACGACGTTCCCGCAGCTCGAAGGGCTGCGCTTCACGCACCGCTGGGCGGGCGCCATCGACTCGTCGAGCCGGTTCTGCGCTTTCTTCGGCACCGCCCGCCGGGGACGGGTCGCCTACGCGACCGGCTTCACGGGGCTCGGCGTCGGCGCCGCCCGGTTCGCCGCCGACGTCATGCTCGACGAACTCTCGGGAGAGCAGACCGAACGCACGGAGCTGGCGATGGTGCGCGAGAAGCCCATCCCGTTCCCTCCGGAGCCCGCCGCCGCGATCGGCATCAACCTCGTGCGCGCCGCGATGGACCGCGCCGATCACAACGAGGGAAAGCGCAACCTCTTCCTCCGGACGCTCGACGCCGTCGGCATGGGATTCGACTCGTGA
- a CDS encoding cupin domain-containing protein → MSLLAAGAGVDAAALPLVHEPLPVDEVVLGQPTTATRALAALGEIEVGIWEMTPGTASDIEVDEVFVVLAGHARIDFVEPPLTAIEVGPGSIVYLTEGQRTVWTVTETLRKVYIC, encoded by the coding sequence GTGAGCCTGCTCGCCGCCGGGGCGGGAGTGGATGCCGCGGCACTACCGCTCGTGCACGAGCCGCTGCCTGTCGACGAGGTAGTGCTCGGTCAGCCGACGACCGCCACGCGTGCGCTGGCTGCCCTCGGTGAGATCGAGGTCGGCATCTGGGAGATGACGCCCGGCACGGCATCGGACATCGAGGTCGACGAAGTTTTCGTCGTGCTGGCCGGTCATGCGCGCATCGACTTCGTCGAGCCTCCGCTCACCGCGATCGAAGTCGGTCCTGGATCGATCGTGTATCTGACCGAAGGGCAACGCACCGTGTGGACGGTCACCGAGACCCTGCGCAAGGTGTACATCTGCTGA
- a CDS encoding MerR family transcriptional regulator, translating into MKISEAAAKVGAPARMLRYYEQQGLIAASRSGNGYRDYSEEQVEHARHVRALVEAGLSTRMIKIVLDIEAPLERQQAVSCSRASAEDLARELRVVENRISCLEKSRDAVIRYLRSSEHSDVLASFAR; encoded by the coding sequence ATGAAGATCAGCGAAGCCGCGGCCAAGGTCGGGGCACCTGCAAGGATGCTCCGGTACTACGAGCAGCAAGGCCTCATCGCGGCCTCGCGCTCAGGGAATGGATATCGCGACTACTCGGAGGAGCAGGTCGAGCATGCCCGCCACGTCCGGGCTCTGGTTGAAGCCGGTCTTTCGACACGCATGATCAAGATCGTCCTGGATATCGAGGCACCGCTCGAACGACAGCAGGCGGTTTCGTGCAGCCGTGCGTCAGCCGAGGACCTGGCCCGGGAGTTGCGTGTGGTCGAGAACCGCATCTCGTGCTTGGAGAAGAGCCGCGATGCCGTGATCCGCTACCTTCGAAGCTCGGAACATTCTGACGTGCTAGCCTCCTTCGCGCGATGA
- a CDS encoding aromatic alcohol reductase — MSGHEWDGQSRKILVIGAGELGMPVLRNVMRRAMGVPGSSVDVLLRSATIDSGAPAKQRDLAEIRDLGIGIVPGDLVQNTIDELVSIFTRYDTVIGCTGITAGLDAPMKVARAALAAKVPRYFPWQFGVDFDVIGRGSPQDIFDSQLDVRDLLRSQEETEWVIISTGMFMNYLFEPGSGMVDLPSRTVNALGSAETAVTVTTPEDIGALTAEILFAEPRIQNEIVYVAGDTVTYGEVAETLGDALGHPFALRVWSESQLMEELADDPHDMTRKYRAAFAQGRGVAWDKATTYNARQEIRTTTLREWVRANLVP, encoded by the coding sequence ATGTCAGGACATGAGTGGGACGGCCAGTCCAGGAAAATTCTCGTAATCGGAGCAGGAGAGCTAGGCATGCCCGTGCTGCGGAACGTCATGCGCCGCGCCATGGGTGTCCCAGGCTCCTCGGTGGACGTTCTGCTCCGCTCCGCCACCATCGATTCCGGGGCACCGGCGAAGCAGCGCGATCTCGCCGAGATTCGCGATCTGGGGATAGGCATTGTTCCCGGCGACCTCGTGCAGAACACGATCGACGAGCTTGTGAGCATCTTCACCCGGTACGACACCGTCATCGGATGCACGGGGATCACCGCGGGCCTTGACGCTCCCATGAAGGTCGCCCGCGCGGCACTGGCGGCGAAAGTACCCCGGTACTTCCCTTGGCAGTTCGGCGTGGACTTCGATGTCATCGGTCGCGGCAGCCCACAGGATATCTTCGACTCGCAGCTCGATGTCCGAGACCTCCTGCGGTCGCAGGAAGAGACCGAGTGGGTGATCATTTCGACCGGCATGTTCATGAACTACCTCTTTGAGCCCGGCTCGGGGATGGTTGATCTACCCAGTCGTACCGTCAACGCGCTCGGGTCAGCAGAGACCGCCGTCACCGTGACGACGCCGGAGGATATCGGTGCGCTCACCGCAGAGATCCTCTTCGCTGAACCTCGAATTCAGAATGAGATCGTCTACGTCGCCGGCGACACCGTAACCTACGGAGAGGTCGCCGAGACGCTCGGGGACGCGCTCGGACATCCGTTCGCGCTGAGGGTGTGGTCGGAATCTCAGCTCATGGAGGAACTCGCCGACGACCCTCATGATATGACGCGGAAGTATCGTGCCGCCTTCGCGCAGGGGCGCGGTGTTGCCTGGGATAAGGCAACTACCTACAATGCCCGTCAGGAAATCAGGACGACAACGCTCCGCGAGTGGGTGAGGGCCAACCTCGTCCCCTGA
- a CDS encoding MFS transporter, producing MKPFGRLSLASLLLHSALIQAAIFLIRPTASYRALELGAPPAALGAIGAAFAVLPLLLAVPAGLLADRIGSRPMILMGSVITLGAAVTFLFWGGDLVGLIVATAVLGAGHLACIVGQQSAVAHTSRGGRLDSMFGYYTFMASLGQAAGPLLIPLVGGHGLTPSTNALFSAGVCIAGALVVFGALMRNAKSEKPLNRATDGNTWSILRTPGVARAIGTSALIVAAVDLTLVYIPALGVEREMTAASVGALLTIRAVASMASRLFLGRAAARIGRARLMGVSIAMAAISFLILATPVPEWAIFATMVTLGLGLGVGQPLTMSWVTEQVPPGRRGTALAVRLAGNRLSQVVLPSAVGSLGSIASAGAVLGVTGLLLVGTLVLIGTVRFDEDP from the coding sequence ATGAAGCCGTTCGGGCGTCTGTCGCTCGCGTCGCTTCTGCTGCATTCGGCGCTGATCCAGGCCGCCATCTTCCTCATCCGTCCTACCGCGTCGTATCGAGCGCTGGAGCTGGGGGCGCCGCCAGCGGCGCTCGGCGCGATCGGGGCAGCGTTCGCCGTGCTCCCTCTCCTCTTGGCCGTACCCGCGGGCCTTCTCGCTGACCGCATCGGCTCTCGGCCGATGATCCTCATGGGATCCGTCATCACACTTGGTGCGGCAGTGACATTCCTCTTCTGGGGCGGCGACCTCGTTGGCCTGATAGTCGCGACAGCGGTCCTCGGCGCCGGCCACCTGGCGTGTATCGTCGGCCAGCAGAGCGCGGTTGCCCACACCTCGCGAGGTGGGCGACTGGACTCGATGTTCGGCTACTACACGTTCATGGCTTCGCTTGGTCAGGCCGCCGGACCGTTGCTGATCCCGCTTGTCGGGGGCCACGGGCTTACGCCTTCGACGAACGCCCTGTTCAGCGCGGGAGTGTGCATCGCGGGTGCGCTCGTCGTCTTCGGTGCGCTGATGCGTAACGCGAAGTCCGAGAAGCCCTTGAACCGTGCCACCGACGGCAACACGTGGTCGATCCTCCGAACCCCAGGCGTCGCCCGTGCTATTGGCACGAGCGCGCTCATCGTCGCAGCCGTGGACCTCACCCTGGTCTACATCCCGGCGCTGGGCGTCGAACGGGAGATGACCGCCGCATCCGTCGGCGCGTTGCTCACCATCCGGGCGGTCGCGTCGATGGCGTCCAGACTGTTCCTCGGTCGTGCGGCCGCGCGCATCGGGCGAGCCCGGCTGATGGGGGTAAGCATCGCCATGGCCGCCATCTCGTTCCTGATCCTCGCCACCCCCGTGCCCGAGTGGGCGATCTTCGCCACGATGGTCACCCTCGGCCTCGGCCTCGGGGTCGGACAGCCGCTGACCATGTCCTGGGTGACGGAGCAGGTCCCACCCGGGCGTCGGGGAACAGCCCTTGCGGTGCGCCTCGCCGGGAACCGGTTGAGCCAGGTCGTGCTCCCGTCCGCAGTCGGATCTCTCGGCAGCATCGCGAGCGCCGGCGCCGTGCTGGGAGTGACGGGCTTGCTGTTGGTCGGCACTTTGGTGCTGATCGGGACCGTGCGTTTCGATGAAGACCCCTAG
- a CDS encoding GntR family transcriptional regulator, with protein MANATMRGSGSHLAYSELRRKVLTLELQPGSRLSEESLATSLGVSRTPLREAVRQLVSESLLERLPTGGLVVPQLNQTEISELYDVRASLELLMAGEAASRATAADIEELEGIVARNAAMVDFPDDAMRYGQALHSALADIAGNDWAVRLHAQVSSQMERYRRFTNHSAARRQSALEQHRALVRLVADGDVEGARRMAFQHVIDARDEALRAIGANLD; from the coding sequence ATGGCGAACGCAACGATGCGGGGCTCGGGTAGTCATCTGGCGTACTCGGAGCTTCGTCGCAAGGTGCTCACACTCGAATTGCAGCCCGGCTCCCGACTCTCGGAGGAGAGCCTGGCGACGTCTTTGGGGGTGAGTCGCACGCCGCTGCGTGAGGCCGTGAGGCAACTCGTGTCGGAGAGCCTGCTCGAACGCCTCCCCACTGGCGGGCTCGTGGTGCCGCAGCTGAACCAGACCGAGATCTCAGAGCTGTATGACGTTCGCGCATCCCTCGAGTTGTTGATGGCTGGCGAAGCAGCGTCCCGTGCGACGGCTGCCGATATCGAAGAGTTGGAAGGGATCGTTGCCCGTAACGCCGCGATGGTCGATTTTCCGGACGACGCCATGCGATACGGCCAGGCGCTGCACAGTGCCCTTGCCGACATCGCCGGCAATGACTGGGCGGTGCGCCTTCACGCCCAGGTCTCCAGCCAGATGGAGCGTTATCGCCGGTTCACCAACCACAGCGCAGCCCGACGGCAGTCCGCTCTTGAACAGCATCGTGCACTGGTACGGCTTGTAGCTGACGGCGATGTCGAAGGCGCCCGCCGAATGGCCTTCCAGCACGTGATTGACGCGCGGGACGAGGCGCTGCGCGCTATCGGCGCGAATCTGGATTGA
- a CDS encoding tripartite tricarboxylate transporter substrate binding protein — translation MMLTRKRSVRLALAAVALTAVLGATACSASNSGGAGGGGAPDILRQGVSIDAPSGPGSGYDQTARAIEATLKGEDLVSRVQVSNTEGAGGTVALAEFVTKTDPDELMIGGLSLVGATITNNAPNTLEELTPIARLIGEYDVIVVPAASPHETLQDFFDALADDPGKNPIAIGNQGGYDHMWGGMLAQDAGLEATDVNFVTFSGGGEALIALLGNQVAAGISGYGEFADAIENGDLRILATASAEPLEIAPDAPTIADAGYPDSALVNWRGVFAPPGISDEDRATLEALFEDVVKSDSWKEVLETNGWSDEWLGSDDFGTELTSVQEQTQQLLADLGLV, via the coding sequence ATGATGCTCACCCGAAAGAGAAGTGTCCGTCTCGCCCTCGCGGCAGTCGCCCTTACCGCCGTCCTTGGCGCAACCGCCTGCTCGGCCAGCAACAGCGGCGGCGCGGGAGGCGGGGGAGCCCCCGACATCCTGCGCCAAGGCGTATCCATCGACGCGCCGTCCGGTCCTGGCAGCGGCTACGACCAGACCGCCCGCGCCATCGAGGCCACGCTCAAGGGCGAAGACCTCGTCTCCCGCGTCCAGGTCTCCAACACGGAAGGCGCCGGCGGCACCGTGGCACTGGCGGAGTTCGTGACCAAGACCGATCCGGATGAACTGATGATCGGCGGACTGTCGCTCGTCGGCGCCACCATCACGAACAACGCCCCGAACACGCTCGAAGAGCTGACGCCCATCGCCCGCCTCATCGGCGAGTACGACGTCATCGTCGTGCCGGCCGCAAGCCCGCACGAGACGCTTCAAGACTTCTTCGACGCGCTGGCGGACGACCCGGGCAAGAACCCCATCGCCATCGGCAACCAGGGCGGGTATGACCACATGTGGGGCGGCATGCTCGCTCAGGACGCAGGCCTCGAGGCCACGGACGTGAACTTCGTCACGTTCTCCGGTGGCGGGGAAGCGCTCATCGCTCTTCTCGGGAACCAGGTCGCGGCGGGCATCTCCGGTTACGGCGAGTTCGCCGACGCCATCGAGAATGGCGACCTTCGCATCCTCGCGACGGCGTCCGCCGAGCCGCTGGAGATCGCACCTGACGCTCCCACCATCGCTGACGCCGGTTACCCCGACTCCGCCCTTGTGAACTGGCGTGGAGTCTTCGCCCCTCCTGGGATCAGCGACGAGGACCGCGCGACGCTCGAGGCGCTGTTCGAAGACGTCGTGAAGTCCGACAGCTGGAAAGAGGTCCTCGAGACCAACGGCTGGAGCGACGAGTGGCTGGGCAGTGACGACTTCGGTACCGAGCTGACGTCCGTCCAGGAGCAGACACAGCAGCTGCTGGCGGACCTCGGGCTGGTATGA
- a CDS encoding tripartite tricarboxylate transporter TctB family protein, whose translation MKLSIQSKGELAFAGLLLVLGIFVLIETAAIPIPVAASNVGPRFMPYFAGGLLTVAAAWTLLEILRGRSASPEESELADPTQKFHFGRVALLVASVIAFGVLLDPLGYLIAAPLCMFGLLLTFGARRWWLMTVVSVVLPVLIFLLFTEVLGIYLPLGPFEGLF comes from the coding sequence ATGAAGCTCTCGATTCAGAGCAAGGGGGAGCTCGCGTTCGCCGGGCTCCTCCTTGTCCTCGGCATCTTCGTTCTCATCGAGACGGCGGCGATTCCGATCCCTGTTGCCGCGAGCAACGTCGGCCCCCGGTTCATGCCGTACTTCGCCGGCGGCCTGCTCACGGTCGCTGCAGCCTGGACTCTGCTCGAGATCCTGCGTGGCCGCTCCGCGTCCCCGGAAGAGTCCGAGCTCGCCGACCCGACGCAGAAGTTCCACTTCGGTCGCGTCGCGCTCCTGGTCGCCTCGGTCATCGCCTTCGGCGTCCTGCTGGACCCGCTCGGCTACCTCATCGCTGCGCCGCTGTGCATGTTCGGCCTGCTGCTGACCTTCGGTGCTCGGCGCTGGTGGCTCATGACCGTCGTCTCCGTCGTTCTCCCCGTGCTCATCTTCCTTCTGTTCACCGAGGTGCTGGGTATCTACCTACCCCTCGGACCGTTCGAAGGCCTCTTCTGA
- a CDS encoding tripartite tricarboxylate transporter permease: protein MEGLQGLIDGFAVALTPGNLLFAFLGVLAGTFVGVLPGIGPALTIALLLPLTYTVAPEAAFIMFAGIYYGAMYGGSTTSILLNTPGESGSMMTAVEGNKMARTGRAAAALATAAIGSFVAGTIATVLLAFVAPYVVDVAILLGPADYLALIVVAFMTVGALLGASPARGFVSVSIGLVIGLIGFDAQSGVARFTFGIPRLLDGVSSIVIIVGLFALGEAVYLAAKMRKGKPQIMAINKGKHWMTREDWKRSWPAWLRGTLIGWPLGAVPVGGSEVPTFLSYAAEKRLSRHKEEFGHGAIEGVAGPEAANNANAAGALMPLLALGLPTTATAAVILVAFQQYGIQPGPRLLETQPELVWGLVAALLIGNLMLLIINLPLVGLWVKVLRIPTPYLYAGIIIFALLGAYSLKGSVFDVFVLLVVGILGYFMRQYGFPIAPLIIGVILGPVAEQQLRRALAISDGDALALIHSPFSIACYVLVILVAIVPFFLKRWERRTAAEVGLDEVDAGFATSTLRTVDKRTARREAKVAAKASAGDKTTP, encoded by the coding sequence ATGGAAGGCTTGCAAGGACTCATCGACGGCTTCGCCGTCGCGCTGACTCCGGGGAACCTGCTCTTCGCATTCCTCGGCGTCCTCGCGGGAACCTTCGTCGGTGTTCTCCCCGGCATCGGACCCGCGCTCACCATCGCTCTGCTCCTGCCCCTGACCTATACGGTCGCCCCGGAAGCGGCGTTCATCATGTTCGCTGGCATCTATTACGGCGCGATGTACGGTGGCTCAACCACATCCATCCTCCTGAACACTCCAGGCGAGTCCGGGTCGATGATGACAGCCGTCGAAGGCAACAAGATGGCAAGGACCGGGCGCGCGGCAGCAGCCCTCGCGACTGCCGCCATCGGATCGTTCGTCGCTGGAACCATCGCCACCGTTTTGCTCGCGTTCGTCGCCCCCTACGTCGTCGATGTCGCGATCCTCCTCGGCCCAGCGGACTATCTCGCCCTCATCGTGGTCGCGTTCATGACGGTCGGAGCGCTCCTGGGAGCCTCGCCCGCCCGCGGATTTGTCAGTGTCAGCATCGGTCTGGTCATCGGCCTCATCGGCTTCGACGCTCAGAGCGGCGTCGCACGGTTCACCTTCGGGATCCCTCGCCTACTCGATGGCGTCAGCTCCATCGTCATCATCGTCGGACTCTTCGCGCTCGGTGAAGCGGTCTACCTCGCGGCCAAGATGCGCAAGGGCAAGCCGCAGATCATGGCCATCAACAAGGGCAAGCACTGGATGACCCGCGAAGACTGGAAGCGCTCCTGGCCTGCGTGGCTCCGCGGCACGCTCATCGGCTGGCCCCTCGGCGCAGTCCCGGTCGGAGGGTCCGAGGTCCCGACCTTCCTGTCGTACGCGGCAGAGAAGCGCCTTTCCCGGCACAAGGAGGAGTTCGGACACGGTGCCATCGAGGGTGTCGCCGGCCCCGAGGCGGCCAACAATGCCAATGCCGCAGGTGCTCTCATGCCGCTGCTCGCGCTCGGGCTGCCGACAACAGCCACGGCCGCGGTGATCCTCGTTGCGTTCCAGCAGTACGGCATCCAGCCGGGGCCGCGACTGCTGGAGACGCAGCCCGAGCTCGTCTGGGGTCTTGTCGCAGCGCTCCTCATCGGAAACCTGATGCTCCTCATCATCAACCTCCCGCTCGTCGGGCTCTGGGTGAAGGTGCTCCGGATCCCGACTCCGTACCTCTACGCGGGGATCATCATCTTCGCCCTGCTCGGTGCGTACAGCCTCAAAGGGTCCGTGTTCGACGTCTTCGTCCTCTTGGTCGTCGGCATCCTGGGCTACTTCATGCGGCAGTATGGCTTCCCCATCGCACCACTCATCATCGGTGTGATCCTCGGCCCGGTCGCTGAGCAGCAGCTTCGACGTGCATTGGCGATCTCGGACGGCGACGCACTCGCGCTCATCCACTCGCCGTTCTCCATCGCCTGCTACGTGCTCGTCATCCTCGTCGCCATCGTTCCCTTCTTCCTGAAGCGCTGGGAGCGCCGCACCGCGGCCGAGGTCGGTCTGGATGAGGTCGACGCGGGCTTCGCCACCTCCACGCTTCGCACCGTCGACAAGCGCACCGCCCGCCGCGAGGCGAAGGTGGCTGCCAAGGCGTCCGCCGGCGACAAGACCACCCCCTGA